TGGTAGACAGATTTTTCTATTAGTTATTAGTCTCTTTGTTTATGATGATgaagataatattttgttttcatgtgTGGTGGTCCTCTGGGgttttttgataaaagcaaTAAAGAATTCAGAAATGAGAGCTTAGAGAATGGAATCTTAACATCTTTTTCTCTAGCTTGGTTAGAGGATGGAGCGTTAGAATAATAACACAATGTTACAAATGTCTGCAGGGTTCTTCTGTTCTTACTAGGCGGTCTACTAATCAAGAATCTCATCCTCACGCTTTAATGAACTCTGATTCGACGTTTATGACATCCTCACAGGTTGAACCAACCTTGTTCTCGAGTAGATACCATGGCCATCTTCGGCGCCCTTACCCCGATGATCTTACCGAGGTAGAATGCTCTGTCTGGTAGATGTTATAGATTTTGACTTCTGTTTTTTTGAAGTGATCAAACTCACACTGGTTGAAGATTTAATATCAGTGAGTATTAGTAAGTTGAAGAACTAAACCGTGCAGCTAGTGTAgtcatgttttaaaaaataaaataaatatgctGTCCGTTGCAGATGATGATGCTCCGGAATGGTTTTGTAATGGGAAGGACAACAGATTCGCTTGATCACTTCCACAACTTGAGGCTTGATGTTGATAATATGTCATACGAGGTATGTTTCTtctcaaagaagaaaaaaaacttatagtAGCTTCTTATTCCCTCAACTTCATTATTGAGTGTGTGTATTGCTTGGATCTCTCTCTATGCAGCAACTACTAGAGCTTGGTGATAGAATTGGTTATGTGAATACTGGACTAAAAGAGAGCGAGATACGTCGTTGTCTTCGGAAAATCAATCCATTCTTATCAAACACTCTTCTTGCTGATAGAAAATGCAGCATTTGTCAGGTAAAAGTCCTGATCGTGTCAATCCATTTCTTTCTCAAAATTTCAGAAAGATTATTTGTTTGTATGATCATGAGTTGATCATGTTGGGTTGGTGACAGGATGAGTATGAGAGAGAGGGTCAGGTTGGGAAACTGGAATGTGGACACAGCTTCCATGTCCACTGCGTGAAGCAGTGGCTATCGAGGAAGAATGCTTGTCCTGTCTGTAAGAAGACAGCATACGTCAAGGCTTAAGAGTGAGTTGTGTGTCTTGTTTAGTTTATGATATCTTAAGATCTTTCATTAAAATGCCCCTATGTCTTTTGCAGTTGCTGTATAGAACCAAATCATCTGATTCTTTATTTCATGCGTGTTGTTCTGTGATTTAGCAGTCATGTGTGTGTTCTTGATCTTGTTTTcctttgttgttttttttttatatgattgaAATACTATTTTGTAAGAACAACAGTTTGTGACCTAAGGATTCTGCAGCTTATACTATAGTGCTTACTACACTTTTGGCATACATTCATGGTTTTAAGTAAAAAGAAAGTAAACAATCTGGATTTTTACTATATAACAATAGAAACAAGTTACGGATATAAGAAGAATAAGATGAACAGAAGAAACATTTGTCATGTAAAATATATCATGATTTAtgttcaaattttgaaatactAATAATAGTATGCATAGAAATCTTCTGATTCTTATGAAACGAGTGTTACATTGAACCAAGTATTTAGAAATTGTTTTTAACATCTAAGAAaagcatataaatataaaattcttcTTTTACATAAAGTAGGAAAGAAGCCTTCAGCTTAAAGCTCTGAGATTCTTGGCAATGTAGGGAAACACCATTATTACTTGCTGTTGGTTTTGCCTAGAGACGTGAAGCTAAATCTGCGAATAATCAGACAACAAAAAAGCAAGCAAACGTTTGTCAAATCCGATATGCAGATTCAAACCAAGtatataaacaaacacaaaccgCTTACTTGATTATCGGTTTGCGCTGTTGCACTGAAGCTCTATGCGTCACCTCGGGCTGTCGCATTGGTACAACcttcaaggaaaagaaaaatcagacaaGAACAAGATCAAGAGACCAGCTTAAACGTATAGAAATTGACTTAAAAAAATAGAACCTCGAGTTCTTCCACTTctccattggagaatggtgagCCATTTGAAGTAGTGGCTTCCAACGGAGGTATTGTTGCACTAGCCGCCGAGATTGTATCCTTATTTGAAATCTGCTCAATCACTTGGTTTCCAAAATCAAAACTGTCTTCAAGCTCCTCCGTTTCTTGACTCGGAGGTTGAGGAGTGGCAATCTTCTCTATAGGATCCTTACTGAAAAGAACAACATTCTCTGGTGGAACCTTAGTGACGAGATCAGATTTACCGTTTGTACAACAATCTTTCAGAGGACTAGAGCAAATGGATCCACCAGATGGATCCGGACTCAGGCCTTCACCATTCTCTACAGGCACTGAAACTGCAACGTGTTTAGAGTTCCTCAACTGATTAGTGATCGTCTCATCGTCTCCCCGTTTTCTCTTCATCCCATCTCCTGAACTGTGAGAGCCAGCTTTACTTTCAGAACTCGCTTCATTAGTAGTAGCAGTAGTAGCTTCACTCGCTGTAGAAGAAATCCTGTTCTCTGAACGGCGTTTGCTGTCCCATGTTCCTTTGGAGGTATGTGAAGGTCTAACTCCACCAGGAAACACAAAGCTCGGTATGCTTCTTCGCTTTATATGGTTGACACTAATCTCCATCCCGGGAATCCACAGCATGTAACCGTTAACAGTGTGTTTAAACTCATCGACGGTTCTTCTGATATCGAATTGCTCTCCTCCTGCTGCTGGAACTCCTTGTTTCCGCTGCAGACCCATGAAGTAAGAGCAATGGAGTGGTCGAGATGCGTCTTGATAATCGTGTGTGTGCGGATGGCATTGCAGCATGTCATAAGTATGTCTCTCAATCTAAGAGTAACAATGTAAAATAATCAGTGGTTCGTTCTTTAATATCAACTGAGAATAAACAAAGAGTTTCACCTTCAGTGTGAGCTGTCTGAGACGTGACTCAACCCAACCTTTCCATTTTCTTAGATCATCAACATTTGCAGCAGAGATGTCGATCTGAAGATAGTCTTTATAAGCTTCAAAGAATGCAAATGGCTCAAAAAGGGTATCCCAGTCAGCTTTGTTTGCTTCCATAGCCTACAAGAAATTCAAAAGACGGCCATAAGTGAATCAATCTGCATAGAAGCCAAAACTATTAGGAGTTTCTAAGCCTTACCTCGCATATATCTTTGCCTCTCTGAAACTCTCCTGTCATAATACGCAAGGTACTTGCAGAGACGTTATAACTGGAGTTCATACAAGGATAAGCGGGAGTAATGATGGGCATCATGTGCAACCTGTCTTTTGGGTTTCTTCTAGGATCCCAAACTTGAAGACCGAGGGATCCTTCATCCATAGAGCAGAGAAGGACAGGATTTGGCCAACGCCATTGAGTGTAGACCCTAAAGAACCTAGACGCTAGCATACTTGGGAGTGCGTTAGGATAAAGTTGACAAATCCGAGCTACAAGCAACGCCCAGTTTATACCACCAAGGAATCCAGAGACCTAGCAAAACGTCGGAGAGAGACTCGACATAAATAACATGATAGTCACAAATATGAAATGGAACTAAAAGAGTTCTAGAGAAGAGTTCTAAATACATTGGAGTATACTCCACGTCGCTTAGCCCAAAACCTCATGCATCTTAATGTTGTCCTGAAATTCTGCtcataaaaaaaacatagattCCGACTAAGGAAACATATGGATGAactaaaaaaagatttataaaattatcagAAGTGACCACAAAACCTCAATGTTAGGAACCAGACGCAAGATCTGGTCAGTAACTCTACAGCCGTTGAGGCTTCGAACTGTTTGCTCATCAGCATTCTGTAGAATGGAATCCTGAGATATGTCTAAGTCCTGCACCATTAACATAATCAGGCAAAGGAACACATTTAATATTCTTCCAAGTTATCCACTCATAACATCAGTTCAAAACCATGAACATATTGAAAACACCATGATAGATAGATTATTAACCATAACAATAATGACATAGAAATTACCTTAGGTATAACCCAGAGCGGAAGTTGTGCATACAGAAGATCTATAGAAATTCCATTAAGTTTGAATCCCATCAAGGGAACATGAGCATCAGGCACAGGGTGCAGCTCAGTTACTTCAGGCATTTCAGACAACATCCTTTGTAGCTCACCAAAGAAATCGCCCTATTGGCAAAATATAAAGAAGagtgaataaatttaacataagaCACATTCAGGCCAACATATAGATGCAAGAGGTTAGTGGTACTTCTCTGGTTGCATGTCTAGGCCCCACACACAAAGTGTCTATATCAGCACCAGGACCATGTACCTGTTTGAGGAAGTAGAAACAAACTGTTATAGCAACACACTACAAAGAACAATCATCAACTGCAAGGGAATTCATTACGACACCGACTGTTTAAGAACAAGATTTTCTCTCAAAAAAACAATTGCAACCATAAATAACACCATAGTGTGTCGGAGATTTAAACTAAATGCCCCAAAGCTCGTACAGTAACGATACAAAATGACATACAAAATTGATCTCattatgtttaaataaacacGAGAGAGAATATGTGAAGACAAGTGATACCACGTACTACACATGAACATCTAAAGACTAGAGAAAGAAATAACAGAGTTTTCACCAATTCAGGATATATCATTTCTCTCTACACCAAAAAGTTCAACAGTAGGAATGAGTAAAACAAAGTAAATCTTTATGGTTACCCCTAGACGATAAGAACCGAAAGTAAATATCTCTGCATTCGCCTCATGAAGCAGCTGATCATTCAACCCTTTGGCACGGCTGATGGTTTTAATCCATGTTTTGACAATCTGGATAAATAACAATGAAGATCACAGCATGGATTTGTTAAACACATATGTGAAAAATCAATAAGCATAAATTGTATTAGTAAAAAGACCTGATCTAGTCTCCCTAGAACCTCCTCCCTTCTAACCGCTTCCTCATTCCCCTCATACAATCCAACATCTTGCAAGTACTGAACAAACCAAGTAACACAAGACTAAGATACAAGTACACATTCAAGACAAGagcataaccaaaaaaaaaaaaacacaaggtTTAAGGTATGAGCAAAACCTTCTCAAGCTCTCGTGTCTTGACCACATCAAGCTCTGTTGGTCCTCCCAAGGAGATAGGTTCTGTAATACCATACCTTTGCCCATTCTGCTGGACATTAGCCATCAATCTTACTTTGTTCTTTCCTCTCtcgctcttttttttttcttatcttactttttcttttctcaatgTTTCAATTAGATTTCTACGAGcataaacaaaattttctctttttctcaACGATGATTTTGCCTGAATAATAATGTAAAAAAGCTACAAAACGGGGACTTGGAGAAGATCCCTATCGACAAAGTTGTTGATCATAcagaatacaaaacaaaaaaatcaaagcctttttgctaaatttaaaagaaagcaaataaaaaaaaaagctcaacACTCTGGAATCAAACAACAGTAGCCAACGAGAGAGAGACGGAGGAGGGGTCTGTCTTCTCGGGAGGAACAACGACCCTTCAAACCCTAACAGAGATGCAGCGATTGGAATTGAGAGAATAGCAGAAAGCCTCGTCCTTTTTGAGCACCTGGCGAAACGATGTGGACTGAATCAGGCGAGAGAGATACTTAGGGGACGCCGAAATCTCGTGAGGGATCTCTAGCCCTAACAGGGAAGTTAGATAGATATTATCTATTAGATAATCTGGGGTGGGGTGGGGTGGGGTTTCTTAGGTTTCCGTCGCAACGTAGATTCTTCTTAACCTTCTCGCGTCGATCGGGATTAGAGAGAAAGCGTTACGACAGGCCACACAATATTTATAAACCGTGTTCCTAACCCCCGACCCGACCAAACATTTTAACCGCCTGTTTCTTTTTCTGTCAGCAATCATTTAATTTAAAGCCCAATGGTAGTTTTTAAGTGAGGCCCAACAACAGATATACAAGTTTACATTATTTCtaactttctaaaaaaatattttaattgccaatcagattttttaaaaaatttaagtacCGTTAATGTCACAGCTTATTGTAAATTGGTCACTCACTAGTCACTATTGTGAGTTATCCTCTACTGTATTTGTTTGTTGAAAACGAAAATATTGATGATGATGGTAACAAGGTGTAAGCATAGAAAAAGTGATTCCAATAACCTTTGTTGTTACATACAGTGACCATAGCTTACTGAATCAACAGTAAAACACATGCGAAAAAAACATTCGAGGCTATGAAATGTCTGTATGTCTTACATTTGAGGCTGTCGTATACATTTAGGTCTGCCACGGGTAGAAAGAATGAGTTTGGAGACTGAACAGAGATCTCTTTATAATGCAAAAGATACACACATACACAAAAGCAAAAACAGAGAGCTTTGTAATTTATATAGTACACGATGATCAGTTTACGTTGAATAAAGAAAGTTGGCAACGAAGTATTATCATTGGTGAATAAGgggaaaaagaataaaaatggcAATCTAACAATGTTGTGCTCTCTCACTAGAGTGTGAAAGTGAAACTGAAGGAAGGGAAGAGAACGAGGTAAGAACTTTTCTATTGGAAGTCAAGGTCGAGCTTCCTCTTCAGATGAGATCTATCGGCACTACAAAAtgaaccagaagaagaag
The Raphanus sativus cultivar WK10039 unplaced genomic scaffold, ASM80110v3 Scaffold3155, whole genome shotgun sequence genome window above contains:
- the LOC130506362 gene encoding nuclear poly(A) polymerase 1-like; translated protein: MANVQQNGQRYGITEPISLGGPTELDVVKTRELEKYLQDVGLYEGNEEAVRREEVLGRLDQIVKTWIKTISRAKGLNDQLLHEANAEIFTFGSYRLGVHGPGADIDTLCVGPRHATREGDFFGELQRMLSEMPEVTELHPVPDAHVPLMGFKLNGISIDLLYAQLPLWVIPKDLDISQDSILQNADEQTVRSLNGCRVTDQILRLVPNIENFRTTLRCMRFWAKRRGVYSNVSGFLGGINWALLVARICQLYPNALPSMLASRFFRVYTQWRWPNPVLLCSMDEGSLGLQVWDPRRNPKDRLHMMPIITPAYPCMNSSYNVSASTLRIMTGEFQRGKDICEAMEANKADWDTLFEPFAFFEAYKDYLQIDISAANVDDLRKWKGWVESRLRQLTLKIERHTYDMLQCHPHTHDYQDASRPLHCSYFMGLQRKQGVPAAGGEQFDIRRTVDEFKHTVNGYMLWIPGMEISVNHIKRRSIPSFVFPGGVRPSHTSKGTWDSKRRSENRISSTASEATTATTNEASSESKAGSHSSGDGMKRKRGDDETITNQLRNSKHVAVSVPVENGEGLSPDPSGGSICSSPLKDCCTNGKSDLVTKVPPENVVLFSKDPIEKIATPQPPSQETEELEDSFDFGNQVIEQISNKDTISAASATIPPLEATTSNGSPFSNGEVEELEVVPMRQPEVTHRASVQQRKPIIKFSFTSLGKTNSK